Within the Rosa rugosa chromosome 2, drRosRugo1.1, whole genome shotgun sequence genome, the region aaaacttgaaattgacaaccactacaagatgtatgttgatacagacgtcGAGGACAATGCGACAACCGCTCGTATGGCCCAGGCAGacaataactcctttgtctttggccaccactCTGAAACGgatgagaacatgtgaagcaacaGGTGAAGAATCAGCACCAAATTTGCAAACTGTAGATCTTTAGACTTTTctaaagctacttttgctttgtCCTTTTTCAAAAAAGGAACAAGTAAAAAACACTTCACTTCTCACCTAACATCCTTTTTGCTTTTCCCGAACGACCTCTACCAACaagagcactcagaaaagcagaaggTCACGGAGTTGTCCTATATAttgttatgttttgaattctagtttgagttccgctctctatataaagagctttagtttcatttgtaaggcattcgaaaaaTGGAAACATCAATCCAATATTCGAAAATTTCCATATCAGTTCTAAATTCAAAAGTAGTATAGCATAGCAGTGTGCTTCCCTTCCTGTCTAGTGTGAAATAGCGTGCTTCAGTACAAGTAAGTACCTGatctcattcttatggatagctaaacagcttttgctgtttacctgagaatgaggctctgaatgtttaacatgtatgtatatttgaataaataaattcgtaTGGTTGCTCACCCATTTCTTCAAACATTTATAGTTGTCATTAAATTTCCTTAATTATAGTTGTCTTTATGTTTCTTCTTAATTCACTATCCAGATGCCTGCATCCTATAGAAACTCAAAAGTTCTGATTGTATTATTCAACCGAAAAAACCAgttttaaaatcaaaaattaggacaagcagcagtgattccgcctgttaaagtaaccgttaggcaagaggccgttaggtgaaaaacttaggcatgttgaaggctagctagtcttgttttcgtttttgtcgtttaaaatgaagtttttttttataatactATTAAAACCGAGAGTCAACATAGGATACAAAAGGCATTACCACATAGACTTATCCCTATTAGTCTTTCCCCAAAAGTAATAGTGTAATACAAAAGTGTTGGGCAGTTGGGCAAAATACAGAGGCTTTTTGGGTATACGGGAagagacccaaaaaaaaattattaaaaaaaaaaagaactgagggcataatggacattttggtgtcaaaaattgacgtcgtgtactgatagtgggtcgagtttcagattttgtgtaccgaaatgtttggtttggaactttatgtataaaaattattagtggcctttaggTGTACTgcttgcgaaattttccctaatatGATTGTGCCAAGAAACAATGGTACATAGTAGCATACACAGCTTCTACAACTATATTATGTAGAAGGGTGTCTAAAGATGGCAAAGAAGGCTCCTATTGTTCTCATTAATCAAAACATGCTGAATGCTAGTTTGATTATTTTTCGTTAGTTCTTGGTGCAGAAAGTCCTTGTTTTTATGGTTTATATATGTTGCAGCCTGCAAAGCCTGGGTTGAAAAGGTTCTGGGCCTAAGTTTTTATCTCCTGTAAAGGGTTCTCGAGCCTCCTGGGATTGGAGCATGCTAGATGGCAGGTATTGATTAAGATGGTCTGATAGATGGGTTACTGGCATCTTTGGTGTAAGCTACTTGCCTCACAAGGTAAATCTTGCTTCTCACTACCTTGGATGCCTGGTTGTTTGAAGTGTTTTCTTTTGACAAGAATAACAAAGATTCCTTACTTTGTTGTGTTGCTTTTACTGTACGGCATATCTTGAATGCTCGTTGTGAAGTTGTATATGATCATCAATCGCCTGATCCAATAGGACTTGCATACAATTGGAGCTGCTGTGTTTTGAATTTCTTGACCCTACATCTGTGGCAGTTGTATCTGGTTCAGCCCGTCATTCTTCTGTGATGAAATGCAGTTGGAATCCCCCGGAATCTGGTAGTGTCAAAGTAAACGGTGATGGATATTGGGACTGTGGTTCCAAATTGGTAGGAAGTGGGGTGATTATTAATTAGAAATATAGCTGGAGTTTCTTCCCCCTCATTGTCTTCTTCAGCTTTGGTCTCTAGAGTTTCTGAAGTTCTTGTACGTTTGAGACTAGCAAAATCTCTCGAGGTTCATAGGTCAAAGCCTTAAATCAGAAGGCTTCAAGGATTGTTTCAAATATGTAGCCAGAGATGGATTAAAAGGGAAGCAAATGCTGCTGCTCATTGGCTTGCATTACAAGGCAAATGGAGGATGGAATTGGGTAATTGGATCCAACTCCCTCCATCGTCATTGGCTGAAGTGTTGAAGGGTGAATATATGATGGTCTCCCAGCCCCTCCTATCTAGTTAGTCTTACCAGTAGTTCTTGTTTCTATTATTTCCTGTCAGTGTGTATAAGTTGGCTCCTTCTGCTGCttttgcagtttttttttttaaactttattattattattttattttatggaaGTGCTTCCAACATGAGCTTTTGTTAAACCTGCAACTGACTGCTCAATTCAAATATAAAATTTCTCAGTCACTAACAAGACTATCTCTTTTCATTCCTATAATAATTGGACTGCTGTTATCTGGATTTGATAAGTCGTTAGAGTTTTGTGTAGTCTGTTGAGGTAAAgatggattataaatttataattagCAAAAGTAAGAACCAACTTCATCTAGTCCAAAACGATCTTGCACCATTTTGGATGCGGTTTCGGAGTCTTTTGAGACTTGCACAGCCTCCACTGCTGTAATGCTTACCATGAGGGTTGCATACAGAAATGAAGAGAGCTCCGATCCTAAGCTTGGTGGTTCAAGGATTTTGCAATAGTAGTGAATATTTCTCAAGTAAAAGACATTCTCACATGAGTTTCTCATGCATTTatcgaagaagaggaagaaaccAGATTAATAGGATTGTGCCAAGAAAAGATACAATAACAGATTACACATCTTCTACAAATATATTACAACATTGATCGAATTTCTCACTTGCGGCAGATACGAGCAGTAGGCATTGTGACACAAACTGGAGCATACTTCTTCTTGGCTGCTGGAGTCCCACGCTCAGGTTCATCAGCCATGGCAACCTTGGCAATGGAGcacgcagcagcagcagcagcagcaaagaTCAAATCCCTCCTCCCACTGCTGTTCTCTTCCTTGTCCTTCTTCATTTCCACGGTGACCTTTTCGGCTTCCGGGGCTCTTGAGGCCTTGGCCACAATGAGGCTCCTGCGGGGAGTTGAAGGTTTGGTGATGGTTGAGGCTAGGAATGAGGCTGTCATGGTCATGGAAGCCATCTCTTCTGCACCGGGTGGTTTATCTTCTTGGTACTTTTGAAGTTTTTGCCTTTCAATCTCAAATGCAACTATGAGTGAAGTGTGTTCTGGCTTAGTTTAAAGTCCAAAAGTGACATAGCGTATGTGCTTCTAAAAAAATCATCATCCACTTCCTTATCCTACAAAGATATTGCAACCAATAGATTTCTGCCACGTGTCTGGTTTATCCTTCCTAAGAACACTTGGTTCCGTCACTCTACAGCTACAAAAGCCTAATAGGATTATAGGACTTGTTCAGAATGAGTTCTACCAGAAATGAAAGACTACTAAAAGTTGagactttcttttctttttttcttttttgagaatgaaGTTAGAGACTTTCTTTAGTAAAAAGGTCAATAAATTACTGATATATATTACAATTGAATATGTATAACTCATAGTCTCTGAGTCGAATTTCGGACATTCCACGAACAAAATAAGCATTAATGTCACTAGATCAAATGGTACTAGGTATAAAAGTTAAACTTCAAGACTAGTGATATTGTAGAACATATTGATGTTTTAACTCGTCTAAATGATAGGGTAAACTTTTGTTGCGAGTAAATAATCAGTAAAACCTATTTCTTTTGCAACTCTATGACATAAGTAACAAAAGCTCTGTTTATTCCAAATACACAAGAGTACTAAGACATTTAGTCAAGGAATAAGTTCATATGTAAGGTGGCACACTAGGATTCAAGACAAAGCATTGCCCAGATAAGCAAGCAAATAAAGTTAAAATTTGTAATAAAATTGATGTGAAACCAAGTcatttcaaaattaaaattgcTCAAACTCGGTAAAAAGAAAGACTATTCTTGTGCTTCAAGACAACAGGATCCTCACATCTCACACCATTCATGTCAAATGAACTATCAATCCTATTCCTTCTccttctaagttctaaccaTAGTAGTGATATGGAAGAATTTAGTATTGCTGTCATCCTCCTAAATCCATTTGTCTCTAAATTTTTGCTTCACTATATCGGACATACTCATATTGCTTGATGCGATCAATCTCCAGATTCTGCAGGAAAATAGTATCATTTGTTCATCTATGTCTGAACACCACCAATTCTGGTCAATAACCTTCTCTTTTATTTGGATATATTCCCACAAAACTAGTAGTAAGCGAGTCGGCCATCTGTAACAATTTACCATCACTTCATGCATGCCTAGAGTTTGTCACAAAATCGTTATGAGCTTTCATGCTGCATTCGACATAGTGTGAAAACGAAAGGGAAGAAGGATTAGCTAGTCTTACAGTCACAGAGGAAACCAATTTCAGTGATGGGATCTTATTTTTggcaagtggacaattttttctttaaagagtaaaatgattttgatcctttggttgaaaaattagtAAAATGATTGTCCGCGTTCGCATTTTGGACTTGACTTGGTAGTCTATTGGTAATGTACTAATGTTATCATATGTTGATCAGCTTACTCTCTTACAGGCCAGGGGCAAGTTTTGCAGACAATGTGTGGAAGTCAATCATGATGAACTTTTGAACCCCTTATTGAGCTTAATTTTTAGCCTTTTGGTGTGTCTATGAATGTATCTCTACAATCTgcttcaatttattttttttgttggatATATACAATCTGCTTCAATTGTGAAGTGTATAAGGATTAGTATTCTTATACAGAGGGGTCTAATCTTACTGTAGAGATCAAAACCAGCACTGTTGCTCCAATTACCACTCTGTCCTCTACAAATGAAGATCCAAAACCTGGGCATGAAAACCCAAACCTTGTGTTGGAGACAATGAATTATAAGAAAAACCATACAGAGACTAGCAATGGCAAAAATATCCTAGTAACATGTAATTGAAGAGTGAGTTTATGGGATCATGGGTGTTGATAAATTAtagaaacagaaagaagaatGTTCATTCAACTTCTGGAGGTGTTGGCAAAAGTCTCAATTAAGGCTTCAGGTTTGCTCCTCTTGTGAAAGAGGAAACTGACCAACTGCAAAAACTACTTAGAACACATTGTTTCTAAATCTAAGATTGTCCAATTCTGGAGACAAGTCCAAGACAAGATCTTAAAGGCAGGTTTGGGAAAGTAATGGCTAGGAAGAATGTTCGTAGAAATTGGAGGTGCCTGCCTCCTCTAAAGCAACTAAGGCTTCCAACAAAACCAATCCTCGAGAGAATTTTTCAAATGTAGCTTCTTCCTCGAATGCTCGTGATGGCCTGGTTATAAGGAACACTACTAACCATCTCCAATTGTTATGTCATTTGCCAAATGGACACTCCAACAGCTATTTTTGACATGTTATTTTTTTCCAATCCtctgacgcagtcggaagtaaattgagtttacaagcaataaaccctaaaaagataaatcgctctttattctaacaaaaagtcGAAACATTCAATTAAAACAAAATCCAAGAACGCAAGTGAAATTGTTTACAAAGTTACAAGAAcataaaaccgaaaacaaaagaatagaggtcatggttacacttttaaagaaacttcaagaacgcaagaaggtcttcaaaggtggtggatgtTGATGAGGCTCACGGCAAGGATGGTGAATGGATGATGGAGCTGTGCTTCACGCCTTTAAGTCTTGAACAATTGGAGAGGTATCGAAATCTTGAGAGTAAAGGGGAGGAATTGGGAATTGATTCTGGGTTTGATGATATTTTTGAGTTGTGGAGTGTATGGACGTgtatggagggagagagatgggTGAATGGAGTGAAGGAACAATAAAAACGTCCAACATaggtgtgtatatatagaggatGCTTTAGACGTCAAACCCTAGCTCTTCGTCTTCAATTCTGATTCTCCTTcctttctttgtgttgatgtagATTTCTTCTTGAATTTTCTCAAAAATAACGAAAATCCAAGTAGAgagagttcaagaaagcaaatctgcgttgatgatCTCCTCCACaactacggttgaaatgggttgcctcccatgcagcgcttgattttaggggggtgtattcaattcagattttaaaagactttgtttgaatttttataatccatagatttacttaatccacggattgtttaaattctatatggactctgattgattctaatggattgatttactagtatttgtttagattttataaatccttatgatgtttttggtaggttaatttttttttctttcttcttcttctttaattaagcaatggatgtatggatccaactataatgctatatcaatgacaAGAAAGTATgacaatctaccattctttatgttgtgtataatgatatatgaacaataagagaaaactaaccagccaaaatgttacacaaaaataaagtagtaaactaatgacataatttatttcatatctaatttacaaaagaatcatatgtgtatgtatcatcttaataataacattgaaagtgagcttaattagctagaaggattaagggcTTCTAaagctatagtgataaaaataaattaaaaaattattagatgagagcagaggcagagAAAGATAGTGGGAAAataggtctaagacaaaatgaatgcgtgtcacctattgagacctgttttttttttttttttttttggtgaagagcttcttcattttttgagtgagaaataatccatcaaaatctcttgggaagtggttggattgtttttgagttttgatatgtataaaaagcactataaaatcctccaaaatccagcatttaatgaaatccttaaaaatccgtatacttttgaatatcagcagatttgaatggataattttaaatcttaattgaatacgtcaagattttaaaggactgtttaaaatctcagttgaatacccatagacttttaaaatacaaaaaaatcttgtagactcttaaatgaatacaccccccttaatgtctttcagccagacaaaatgaaaattaaaaagttaGTAATTATTATAAACAAGTAAAATTAATTAAACAAGTATCGAGTGAGATTTTTTTCACAAATTACAAGTTAGTGTAGAAAAGTATGTATAGGACGTCCTATGTATATTTTACAAGTAAAATTTATACAAAGTAAAGAAAAATACAAGTATATTTCTATCTATGTATAAATCACACGAATTTACAAGTACAAGTTGGTAGAAAACTTTACATTTTTTTACAAGTGTATTTTTCGTTTCTTTCAAGTATTTAatgagaaaaaaatttcaattataAATCCAAAATCAAGATTGgaacgtgcggcccaagtatagtcgcctacaCACAAACTTCtcttcaaatcctttgggcaaccttactaaaatggccaggtgggggaggacgaacacaatAGATAGAATTCATTTTGGcttgagctactcccacattgtggtttacgcccaATTGCATGCACTTCTGAATTCAGAACCCGTCATggacgttgtcccctttctagacaccactccacataggctatacttacttagataagaagagtcataagtgtgaagacagttcaacaagtgctaataaaggccgccctcaaccttaagggacctgaactaggtgcTCTtaaagggtttaggccaatattaacaaaagagacttcacctatttcCAAAATTAATTTCAAACTTATAATCAGGGGCGTAGCTAGGATTCGACAATGGGGTGGGCTAAATTTTTTGGGCGaaggccaaatttttttttttgatgtctcTATAGCCAAACCTGCATAATATCAATGAATCTCATCaacccattcccaattatcGACATCAATCCATTACCCATtacccattcccaattatcaacATCAACCCATTCCCAATTCCGACCTCAGTCACCTcaccctaaacaccaaacatcaCGAATTCACGATTCAAACATCATCAGCATGGGTATTGGGTATACGGTGCTTACCTGAGAATCTAAGCATTagggattgaagatttgaagccTTCAAGAGTTCAAGGAGTCGCACTGTCGCAGGGAATCCAAAGATGCAGACCGCAGTGGAGGTGGCTCGGTGGACGGTGGCGGAGGAGGTAGCTCAGGCGTGGAGCGGCGGAGGTGGCTCGGCGGACTGCCGGAACTAGCTAATCGAACCTGGAACTCTGGAAGGCTGGAAGGGGGAAGCAAATGGGGACAGCGCCACAGCCCACGGGGGAGAAACCGAAGAAGGGGAGAGCTAAGAGTCGACCTACAAGcatcagtatatatatatatatatatatatatatatatatatttttttttttttattgggctATATGGTTGATTTTGGGGCAAATTTTcccttgggctatagcccaagtaGCCCTTGTCTTGGCTACGCCCCTACTTATAATAAAACTCTTATCCCTATCAAACATCATCATAAACGAAaagcacaaatttttttttttgttttttacgatttcacatatacatatatacaataTTCATATAAACAAATATAAACAATAAGTAACGCAATTAACAAGAAATaattttcaatccccggcaacggcgccaaaaattgatacgctcaaaatgagtgtcaatttaaaccctgcatCGAATTGTAGTATGAGtaagtagggtatcgttctaaaccggggattggggtatacttcctgtcaaaaacattaaacaaattagtattattcacaaagtataaaacaaaatatatttacAGAATTACAAGATAGGGGATTTCGAAAGTTTGTATCTAAATCTAAATCTAACTACTAAATACAACGATCAATCAATCCATGAATCAAGATAGAAGTATGGGACGAATAAGATGCATGATGTAGTCAACCACTATTAACACGAAAACAGAACATCAAATAATAATTCACGAATCAAACATGTCAtagaaagaaatcaatcaagaacaaaccatgaacgcatgcataagttcttattacttcccttaattagattaactagatgaacgcaccataattaaccctattaatcatgcaaagCTAGTGAGTGATCAATTCCCCAACAAAACACAATTAACGCATTAAgaacatg harbors:
- the LOC133732372 gene encoding photosystem II 5 kDa protein, chloroplastic; protein product: MASMTMTASFLASTITKPSTPRRSLIVAKASRAPEAEKVTVEMKKDKEENSSGRRDLIFAAAAAAACSIAKVAMADEPERGTPAAKKKYAPVCVTMPTARICRK